The following is a genomic window from Psychrobacter immobilis.
GCACCATTGCCAGCAATGGGAATATTAAGCAGGGTCCGGCTGTCATAATCGAGCAACTGCTCGGTATCTTCGCCATTTTCTTGATTAACCGCCTGCATAAGGTTGTCTATTAGCACATATTGCCCAAAATAAACTTGCTGCATACGCGCATCAAGGGCGCTATACACTTCAGTCACACCATATTTTTGATACGCCGCTTGCGCAATCGCTTGTAGGCTTGAGACTCCTACACAAGGAATATCATGGGCGACAGACAATGCTTGTACTACTGCCGTATTAATCCGTATGCCACTAAAAGCACCAGGACCACGGTTAAATATCAAGGCTTGTAAATCAGCAAGGTTGAGCTTAGCCTCGGACAAAGCGACGTCAATCATCGGTAGAATTTGCTGGGTTTGTTGGCGTTTACCCGTCTCCGTATGACTCGATAGCACTTGACCACTGGCATCTAAAATCGCGATCGAACACTGATCAAACACGGTATCCATTGCTAAAAACATCATAACCTCGACCTATTGACTTAGCATTATAAAACAGCGCCTATCATAGCATTTAGGATAGGCAAATTTTATTAATTTATAAATTTTCATACTTAATCCATCAATATTTATGGGAACATGACAGACATAAAAAACCCCAAAGTGACTTGCACCTTGGGGTTTTCATTAAGAATTCAATACTATAGCAATCTAAGCATCTATCAATTAAAAACGGGTTTTAAACTTTTTTGGCGCTTGATTCTGCATTTCCTGCATTTGTTTTTGCATCTCTTCGGTGCTTGGCATGTTGTTTGGATCCAGACCCATCTGCTTAGCCATTTGTTGTGGATTCACATCCTTGACGCCGCCTTGCTGACCGCCGCCACCAAATAAAGGACCGCCACCGCCGCCACCAGCACCGCCGCCACCCATCAACCCTTGCATTGACTTCATCATTTTACTGATGCCTTCAGGCTTGGAGATCATTTTCATCATTTTTGCCATTTGCTTGTGTTGTTTGAGCAAACGATTGACGTCTTGAATCTCACGTCCCGAACCTGCGGCAATACGGCGCTTACGACTTGGGTTAATTTTATCGGGATTTTTGCGCTCAAATGGCGTCATCGAATTAATCAACGCTTCCATCTCACGTACTTTTTCTTCTGGCTTAGCATCTTCGACTGCTTTTTGCATATCCGAGCCGCCCATACCTGGCATCTTATCTAAGAAGCCTGCCATGCCGCCCATGCTTTTCATTTGTTGGAATTGGGTCAATAGATCCTCAAGGTCGAAATCGCCGCCCTTTTGCATCTTTTTCGCCATTTTTTCGGCTTTATCACGGTCGATTTTTTGTTCAACTTCTTCGACTAGGCTTAAGACGTCACCCATACCAAGAATACGCTGAGCGATACGTTCAGGATGGAACAGCTCTAACGCGTCTAATTTTTCACCGCGACCTAAAAACTTAATCGGCTTACCAGTAATCGCGCGTACAGAAAGTGCCGCACCGCCGCGCGCATCACCATCAGTTTTGGTTAAGATGACACCCGTTAATGGCAGCGCATCATTAAAGGCTTTGGCAGTATTTGCCGCATCCTGACCCGTCATCGCATCGACGACAAATAACGTTTCAGACGGATTGACCGCTGCAGTTAACGCCTTAATCTCAGCCATCATAGTCTCATCGATAGCCAGACGACCAGCGGTATCAATAATCAGAATATCTTGGTACTGAATCTTTGCTTCTTCGATAGCACGTAAGGCAATATCAATCGGGTTTTCGTCGCTACTTGAATTAACAAACTTGGCATTCACTTGACCTGCCACTTGCTCAAGCTGAGCAATCGCCGCTGGACGATAGACGTCAGCGGATACTAGCATCACCTTTTTCTTATGACGCTCTTGTAAAAACTTTGCCAATTTACCGGCAGTCGTGGTTTTACCTGCCCCTTGCAAACCCGCCAGTAAATAAACAACTGGTGGCTTACCCGTCATCTCAAGCTGCTGATTGGCGCTGCCCATCATTTCGGTCAGCTCGTCATGGACGATTTTGACAAAGGCTTGCCCCGGTGCCAATTCTTTCAGCACTTCTGCACCAAGCGCTTGCTCTTTGACGCGCTTCACAAAGTCACGGGTGACGGGTAGCGCGACGTCGGCTTCTAGTAGCGCCATACGCACTTCACGCAGGGTATCTTTGATGTTGTCTTCGGTCAACTGCCCAGTACCGACGATATTGCGCAGGCTCGACGATAAGCGTTCTGTTAAGGTATCAAACATAAATAACTCTCATTTAAAATAATTCTTGGTGAAAACAATATTTACTTAAAATAATGCTTACTTAAAACAATACTTAGTGAAACTGGCTTCAGCTCAAATGGCGGATAAATATTATTAGGGAATACTGTAAAGTATTTAATCGTATCTTCATAAAAACAATGATAAAAAATAGTCTATTATCAACACTATAGCACCAAGACGACGCCAAAATTATAATGATTTTGCAAATACAGCATTACCAAAGCTTAGCGCAGCGCTTTATGACTTATAGACAATCGCTTTATAAGCTAGGCATATGAGCGCTTATTCAAGCAAACTTGGCCAAGCATTTATAAGGAATAAGCAAGTTGGTGCTCAATTGGCACCCATTTTATGATAAATTGGACGATTATTCTAATCATTCCGATAATACCACTTTAGCATTAAATTGAGCGGCTATTTTACGCTCAGTATGAGATGAGGCATTATATCTGTGCACTTTGCATTCTTACTTGCTAGCCTAGCCTATATCTTAGTCAGCGCTTACCTTAGTTGGGCACTGACTCGGGATAAGCCTATCCATAAAGGCATCAGTTTGGGATTATTGATGGTCGGCATGCTCGCGCATGCGGCGCTACTTTATCCTTATGTTGTGACGCTTTACGGGCTAAATTTCAATCTTTTTAATATCATCAGCCTAATCAGCTTATTCTTTTTGTTCTTCTATTTTTTATTTTGCTTGTATCGCCCTATTATCAGTCTGGGCATACTGGCAGCGCCAACAGCATTGGTAGGGTTGACAATTGGCTATATTGGCCGTGCGCCTTATCAACCCATTACAAATATCAGTATTGGGCTTGAAGCTCATATATTACTATCACTTGCCGCCTATTGTGTGCTGCTGATGGCAGCGGTGCAAGCGCTATTTTTGCGCCTACAAATACGCGAACTCAAGCACCACTCTATTCATCGGTTTTGGGTCAATAAACTACCGTCACTACAAAGTATGGAGAGTCTATTATTCGATATGTTATTGGTCGGTTTTGTCCTGCTGAGTATCGCATTGGGCATTGGCTTTATCTATGTAGAGGATTTGATGGCACAGCATATTGTGCATAAGACTGTGTTTAGCCTGCTGTCTTGGTTATTGTTTGGGGCGCTACTGGTCGGTAACTGGCGTGCTGGATGGCGGGGCAAACGTGCCGCCAATATGACTATCTATGCTTTTCTCCTATTAGCCATTGGCTTTGTGGGCAGCAAGTTTGTGTTAGAGATGCTGATATAAAATCAGCGCTGCAATAGCAATAGGTCCAGAAAAAAGCCGTGAGTATTAATGAATAATACTCACGGCTTTTTTTAACCTTATGTTAACCAGCACTTTTCAATTTGAAATAGCTCTAATTAGAGGCTAATTAAAAACCACGGTTTTATTACCCGCTACAATCACGCGGTTTTGTACATGCCAGTTCACGGCGCGTGCTAAGACATTGCGCTCGATATCACGACCAATAGCGCGCAGCTCGGTCACACCTTGACGGTGAGTGACTCGGTGTACATCTTGCTCAATGATAGGGCCTTGATCAAGCTCAGCGGTGACGTAATGCGCGGTCGCGCCAATGAGTTTCACACCTTTATCATAAGCCTGACGATAAGGGTCAGCTCCCACAAATGCAGGCAAAAATGAATGGTGAATATTAATGACTTGCATCGGCCATCGCTTGACAAAATCAGACGATAATATCTGCATATAACGCGCCAACACTAGCAAATCATTGCCTGCCATTAGCGTATGAATCTGCTCTTCTGCCTCTGATTTATTGTCTTTGGTCACTGGCACATGATGGAAAGTAATACCGAAGTTCTCTACCGATTGGCGTAAGTCTTCGTGATTACTAACAACAGAGGTAATCTCGCAGTCAAGTAAACCTCGCTGATGCCGCCATAACAAATCCAACAATGCATGATCAAACTTTGATACTAAAATACCAACTTTCGTCTTAATCGCATTATCATGTAAACGCCAAGCCATATTATGGCGCTTGGCTACCGTATGCGCAAAACTGGCTTCAAAATTCTCAATAATCTCGCTCAATCCTGCTAAAGCAAACTCTAAACGCATAAAATATTGACCACCCTCATGAGCAGTTGAATACTGATCGAGAGTGATGATATTAGCGCCATAACGATGGATAAACTCAGATACCGCTTGCACGATACCGGCTTGATCACGGCATTTAATCAATAGCGTGGCAGTATCGATTGTCGTCTTGTTAGACAGGTTATTAGATAGTTTATGAGATGAGTTTTTTGCTGAAGTAATCGTTGCAGTGTCTGACATAGTGCGCCCAATCAAAAAATTAAACTTGCTACTGACTTTCAATACGGTCATTAGCATAGGAAACCGACTATTCTAATCGCTTTTACCTAACTTTGCTGATTGAGTTGGTTGTATTTCGTTATTGAGGTTATAAATATGAAAACCCCCAACGCAGGGTTAGGGGTTTTTGCTTGATAGTAGTATGTGATTGACCAGATTACCTACTAAAGTGTCGTTTATTCGATTGTAATATTTCTAGAAAATCCTGAACCGTTACTGTTAACACCTATTGTAGAACCCAAATCAAATGCTTGATTGAAGTCTACAATAAAGCTGTTATAGCCTTGTGCTGTTGTCGTTGGAATTACGCCATTAATAGACACAGAGTAACTTGTTTGATAAGGAGATAATACTATTTTAGATGTATTTTTCTCGGCATTAATATTCACACTCAAACTGTTTACACACACCACACCAGCATCACCAAACGGACTGGTATCACCAATCCAAGGAGAGAATAAGTTTGGATCCTCTACTCTCAAGTCACTTGCCAAATATGGTAGAGAATAGTTAATACTTTGAGTATTTTCACTGCCATTCAAGAAAGTAGAAGCCTCAAAACGCACTTTTACCCAGCTTGAATAACGAATTGGATAGCGAATCTCAAAGTCTGCACGACCTTCTTCATCAGTCACGAATGAATAACCGTCATCAGATAGTGTGCCACCAATAATTGCTACGGGATTGATAGCATCAAGACTATTGTTGCTATTCACATCTTCATCACTATCTAAAGTATAGTTATATTCAGGACTGTCTTCACTAATAATCCAATCCGTCTTCTGCAGTACAGGAACTAATTCTGCAAAAGTTATAGGTTCAGGTGTATTCACATTGCCATCGGCGTCTGTAGTATTGGCCGCTTGATAAGTCACATTGCTATCAAGCAAACAAACTTTACCTTGAGCATATTCAATAGCATAAGACTTGATCGATACTTCTTTATTTGGTACCGCGCGCCCTGAGCCATCCATAACAGATATTGAACCGCGAACCGTGTAATAAATATTATCAGTAGATAAGACATTACTAAACGCTAAGGTTGTATAAACCGCTTCTTTCGATACCGTAATATTAGTTGTTTTGGTACCAATGCTGGCATTGTCGTTTAATAAGCGAGCATTAATAATCACGCCACCGATAGGTGAGCTGGCATTGGCTTGATATACCACACGCGCCTCGCCTTTGCTGTTTGTAACTGCGGTAGCAGCAGATAAGCGGCCAGCTGATGAATCTGCAGCACGACTGAATACAACCGTTTGCCCTTCTACTGGCACATCATTTTTGTCTTTAACCGTGGCAACAACTTCTGTGCTACTGCCGGGTGTGATGACTGATTTCACTGCTTGAAACAGCATCTTCGCAGGTGTAGTGGCTCTAAAACGGGTATCAACTGTGGTTTGATATTTAAGCGCGCCGTTAGTCATTTCACCCAGCACAGTTGCCTGTAATACAGTTGTACCAGCAAGCGTAGACGTTAGCACCACAGGGACAGTAATAATATTGCCTTGAATATTGCCTGCAGTGATTGCTTGAGTAACAATCACATTATTGTTAGCAAATGTACCAATCGTTGTTTGTACCTCTACAACCTTACCAATAAGCGCAGTCGCTTGGGCTGGAGAGTCAGTACGGATTTGTACATTAATATTTTGTGCCGCATTGACATCATAGACATTTTCAATATTAATAAAACTAATACCTGCTTGTGATACTTTAACCAAATCAAGACTGCTAGTACTACGCTGTGCAACTAGTGCACGCTCACCAGTGGCTCTGGCAAAAATACGTAAGTTACCGTTATTATCAAAATTCAAATCAGCTTCGTTAATATTAAATACTGCTTTACCATCTACATTACTAGTAGCAGTCGCACTAGAATGGATAATATCACCGTTCGCGTCGACTAACTCCATATCAGCATTGGCAATAGCACGTCCCGCACCATCTACTAATGTGGTCGTGATAGTAGTAGATGCGCCATCTTTTAGATTAGCGTCTGTAGCTGTAATAGTAATTTCTGTACCGATAGCTGATAGGCTTAATGATTTCTCTTCACGCACTTGCATGCTGACTTTGCCATCTGCATCATATTGTGGCGTGACGATTTTGGCATTGATTACTACGCTATGATTTAGACGTGAATTGATAGAATTGGCTGCTAAGATGACGCCAATATCGATCTGACCATTAGCATCAGTAGTTACCATGCTTGGTGTAGTTAAAGCCGCTCCACTTGCTTCTAGAGCTTCGATATTCAGCTGTACAGGCACCCCTGCTAAGATACCACCTTTACTGTCAGTCACACGGAAAGTGGCATTAGTTTGATCGCCACCAGTGTTTAAGGTAGGTTTATCCGAAGATGCTATTAGCTGATAACTATCAATCGTAGCCGTATCGACTGCAACGATGTAATTTTGCTCCAACTTGACATTTTCAGCAGTCGTCGTGGTCGCTGTTAATCGAATACCAGCTTCTAGAATTGCTTGATTAACGTTAGCACCATTTTCAAGTGTCAAGTTAAAAGTTGCCACGCCATCACTGTTAGTATTCGCAGTCCCATTAGAGACACTAACGCCTGTTCTTAAAGGATCATCAACATTTAAACTTACTTCACGATTGGCAACAGCGCCATCTTCATTCTCTAAACGAACAAATACTTTGAAAGTATCACCTTTGGTATTAACGACTTTATTCGCACCTATTGTTA
Proteins encoded in this region:
- the purU gene encoding formyltetrahydrofolate deformylase translates to MSDTATITSAKNSSHKLSNNLSNKTTIDTATLLIKCRDQAGIVQAVSEFIHRYGANIITLDQYSTAHEGGQYFMRLEFALAGLSEIIENFEASFAHTVAKRHNMAWRLHDNAIKTKVGILVSKFDHALLDLLWRHQRGLLDCEITSVVSNHEDLRQSVENFGITFHHVPVTKDNKSEAEEQIHTLMAGNDLLVLARYMQILSSDFVKRWPMQVINIHHSFLPAFVGADPYRQAYDKGVKLIGATAHYVTAELDQGPIIEQDVHRVTHRQGVTELRAIGRDIERNVLARAVNWHVQNRVIVAGNKTVVFN
- the ffh gene encoding signal recognition particle protein, with amino-acid sequence MFDTLTERLSSSLRNIVGTGQLTEDNIKDTLREVRMALLEADVALPVTRDFVKRVKEQALGAEVLKELAPGQAFVKIVHDELTEMMGSANQQLEMTGKPPVVYLLAGLQGAGKTTTAGKLAKFLQERHKKKVMLVSADVYRPAAIAQLEQVAGQVNAKFVNSSSDENPIDIALRAIEEAKIQYQDILIIDTAGRLAIDETMMAEIKALTAAVNPSETLFVVDAMTGQDAANTAKAFNDALPLTGVILTKTDGDARGGAALSVRAITGKPIKFLGRGEKLDALELFHPERIAQRILGMGDVLSLVEEVEQKIDRDKAEKMAKKMQKGGDFDLEDLLTQFQQMKSMGGMAGFLDKMPGMGGSDMQKAVEDAKPEEKVREMEALINSMTPFERKNPDKINPSRKRRIAAGSGREIQDVNRLLKQHKQMAKMMKMISKPEGISKMMKSMQGLMGGGGAGGGGGGPLFGGGGQQGGVKDVNPQQMAKQMGLDPNNMPSTEEMQKQMQEMQNQAPKKFKTRF
- the tsaB gene encoding tRNA (adenosine(37)-N6)-threonylcarbamoyltransferase complex dimerization subunit type 1 TsaB, which codes for MFLAMDTVFDQCSIAILDASGQVLSSHTETGKRQQTQQILPMIDVALSEAKLNLADLQALIFNRGPGAFSGIRINTAVVQALSVAHDIPCVGVSSLQAIAQAAYQKYGVTEVYSALDARMQQVYFGQYVLIDNLMQAVNQENGEDTEQLLDYDSRTLLNIPIAGNGAPLLTLHDGQIIQADIHPDATVIGQLGIAQFMATGGTEASQALPKYLRNQAWKTLKEQGKA
- a CDS encoding cytochrome C assembly family protein, yielding MHFAFLLASLAYILVSAYLSWALTRDKPIHKGISLGLLMVGMLAHAALLYPYVVTLYGLNFNLFNIISLISLFFLFFYFLFCLYRPIISLGILAAPTALVGLTIGYIGRAPYQPITNISIGLEAHILLSLAAYCVLLMAAVQALFLRLQIRELKHHSIHRFWVNKLPSLQSMESLLFDMLLVGFVLLSIALGIGFIYVEDLMAQHIVHKTVFSLLSWLLFGALLVGNWRAGWRGKRAANMTIYAFLLLAIGFVGSKFVLEMLI